CGCGCGCGCCCTCGGGGGTGCTCTTGGTGAGTATCGGGGTCTCGATCTCGAGGAACCCGCGCGCGTCGAGGTAGTTCCTCGCCTCGAGCGCGGCGCGATGCCGCGTCTCGAGCGCTTTCTGGAGCCCGGGCCGGCGGAGGTCCAGATAGCGGTAGGCGAGCCGCAGATCCTCGCCCACCTCCCCCTCGTCCTCCACGGAAAAGGGGGGCGTCTGCGCCCGGGCGAGCACCGTCAGCGTGTCCGCGAGCAGTTCCACCTCGCCGGAGGGGAGTTTCGGGTTCTCGGTCCCGGGCGGGCGGCGGCGGACCGCGCCCGAGACGGCGATCACGTACTCCCCGCGCAGCGACTCCGCGCGGGCGTGGATCTCCGCCGACGCCTCCGGGTTGAAGACGACCTGCGCGAGACCGCTCCGATCGCGCAGATCCGCGAAGATGAGGCCGCCATGATCCCGCCGCCGATGGACCCAGCCGCAGAGGGAGACGCGCTCCCCCGCGTGCCCGGCGTTCAGCGCCCCGCACCAGTGCGTCCGCATCGTCATCGCCCGCCGCCCCCGCCGCCGCACAGCCCCGCGAGCTCCGCGGGGACGCGGTCGAGCGGCATCTCCCGCTCCTGCCCGGTCCGCATCTCCTTCAGCGTCGCGGCGCCGCGCGCCCGCTCCCGCGCGCCGAGAAGGAGCGCGAACGGGATCCCGCGCCGCCCGGCGCGGCGCATCTGGCTCTTCAGGCTCCCCCCCTCCCCGTCCATCTCGGCCCCGACGCCCGCCGCCCTGAGCTCCCTGAGCATCCGGCGCGCGACGGGCATCGCGTCGGGTTCCCACGCCACCACGGCGACCGTGACGCCGCCCGCGTCCCGGGAGGCGGCCCCCTGCTCCTTCATCACCATCAGCACCCGCTCGATCCCGGTGCCGAACCCCACCGCCGGCGTCGGGGGTCCTCCGAGCAGTTCCACGAGGTCGTCGTAGCGCCCCCCGCCCCCCACCGCGTTCTGCGCGCCGAGCTCCCCGGCGACGATCTCAAAGGTCGTGCGCGTGTAGTAGTCCAGCCCCCGCACGAGCTCCGGTTTCACGGTGTAGCGGACGCCGGCCTCGTCGAGGAGGCCGAGCACCGCGTCGAAATGGCCGCGGCACCGGGCGCAGACGTGCTCCTTCACCCGCGGGGCCGCGGCGATGATCTCCGCGCAGCCGGGCTGCTTGCAGTCGAAGACCCTGAGCGGGTTCGTCTCGGCGCGCCGGCGGCAGTCCCCGCAGAGCGCCGCCTTTCTCTCCGCGAGGTGGGCGGCGAGGGCCGCGCCGTACCCGGGGCGGCACTGCCGGCAGCCGACGCTGTTGATCATCGTGGCGACCCGCTCGATGCCGAGCATCGCGTAGAACTGCAGCAGCATCTGGATCGTCTCGGCGTCGGCTGCCGGCGCGGCGGCGCCGATCGTCTCCGCCCCGAACTGATGGTGCTGCCGGTACCTCCCCGCCTGCGGTTTTTCGTAGCGGAAGACGGGGCCGAGGTAATAGAGCCGGGCGGGCGTATCGGCGCGGCCGAGCGAGTTCTCGAGATAGGCCCGTATCACCGGGGCGGTCCCCTCGGGCCGGAGGGTGAGGCTGCGGCCCGAGCCGTCCTTGAAGGTGTACATCTCCTTCCGCACGATATCCGTGGCTTCCCCGACGCCCCTCACGAACAGGTCGGTGCTCTCGAAGATCGGGGTCCGGATCTCGCCGAACCCGTAGAGCCCCGCGACGCGGCGCGCCGCCTCCTCGACGCCGCGCCATCGCGCCGCCTCGTCGGGCAGCACGTCGAAGGTTCCCCTCGGTTTGAGCAGGTTCATCCCCTCCGCTCCATCGCGCGCGACGCGTGCGCTAGGCGGGCTTCTCCACCCTGGCCTTCATGATCCGGCCCGGTTTGAAGTCCGGCACCCGCTTGGCGGGGATGCGGACCTCCTGATCCGGCTTGTTGGGGTTGCGCCCGAGCCGCGCCTTCCGGGTGCGGACCCGGAACACGCCGAAGTTCCTCAGCTCCACCGCCTCGCCCTTCTCCATGCTCTCGACGATGTAGTCGAGCAGCTTCTGGATCACCTCCCTGACCGCAAGCTGGGTCAGGCCGGTCTCCGTGGAGATCCGGATCGCCAACTCCCTCTTCGTCATTGCGGCCCCTCCTTGCCGTGCGCCGGGCCTTGTGCGCGAAAGGCCCGGTTCCCCCCCTGCGCTCACACCCCCGCCGCCTTCAACGCGATGAACAGGGCCACTATGGCCGCCACGAGGGCAAGCAGTTTGAGCGGCCACGATCCCAGCGCCCGGAGCAGGAGGATGCGCGGCCTGTGCAGCGTCTCGAGGCTGCGCCTGCGGCCCTCGAGCGCCCCGAGCATCCCCCTGAGCTGGACCTCGGCGTGCCCCTGCACCTCGATCAGCTTCTTCCAGTGCGGCTCCGGCATCTGCACCGCTGCGGCGAGCGAGTTCAGTCTGCCGAGAAGCTGCATCACCTCGTCATCGGAGTGCACCGGTATCTCGAGCGCGGTCATCAACTCCGGGTAGCGCTGGACGAGGGCGTTGCGCACCGCGAGGAACTCGGCCGCCGCGTCCCCCGGCGCCGCCGGACCCGCCTGCCGCGCTCCCGCGGCCCGCTCGAAGAGGGCGTTCCAGTCCGCGATGAACGCGCCGGCGGCCTCGATCTGCTGCGCAAGGACAGGATCCTTCATGCTCGTGGAGCGCCGCTCCCTTCTCTGCGGGCGGTCAACGGACGGTTCACGCGGGCGAGTGCGGTTAAAACTGCTTGCCGCCGTTGCGTTTCCAGCGTTTGCACTCTACCACGCCCCCCCCGCGGGGTCAACGGCAAATTATTTCTTCGCGGCCGAGCCCGGGCAGCGCCTCGGGCGGCGCGCAGGAGGCGATCGCCCGCAGCCGCGGGAACGCCTCCAGCAGCGGCGGGGGGACGGCGACGCGCCCCCCCCGAAGGCGCGCCGCAAACTCCAGCGCGTTGCAGACCGCCTTCCCCCGGTAATGGTTGTTCAGTATGACGAAGACCCGCCCCTCTCCCGCCGCGTAACCCCGTATGCGCGCCGCCCACGGATCGAGCTCCTCCGGAGCGTACAGGTAGTCGTACCGGGCGTCCCGCCCCGCCCCCTCGCGGAACCAGTTCTCGCGGTTACGGCCGTGGAGGCGGACGTAGCCGACGCGCGCGGTGCGGTGGGCGACCGGGGGCATCGACGAGGGGAACCGCGGCTGGTCGATCGCGCAGAGGCCCATCCCCCGTTCCGCGAAGAAGCGGCGCGCCGCGGGCGTGTCCCAGGATTTGTGCCGCACCTCCACCGCAAGCGGCGCGCCGGGGAACGCGTCGGCGATCCGCGACAGACGAGCCCGGGCAGCGGCGGTGTCCCTGAACGACCAGGGAAACTGGGCGAGGAGACAGCCGAGCGCGCCGGCCTCGAGGAGCGGGGTTATCCCTAGACGGAACCTCTCCGCCTCGGCAACGGGGAAGGCGCCTTCCTCGTGCGTGACGGCGCGGTGCAGCTTGGCGGTGAACAGGAAGCGCCCCCGCCCCTGCGTCCTCCTCGCCCAGTCCGCTGCCGCCCGGGGCGAAGGGATCCGGTAGAAGGTGGAGTTCACCTCAATGCAGTCGAAATAGCGGGACAGGTAGGCGAGCGGGTCGAATCCACGCGGCGCGGGCGAGGGGTAGACGGCGCCGCGCCAGTCCGCGTAGTCCCAGCCGGCGGGACCGATGTACGGGTCCATGCGCTATACCCTCAGCGCCACCGGGCATTTCCCGCGGGGGGCGAGTTCGCCGAAGAGCGCCTTCCCGACCGCCTCCAGCGTGTGACGGTCCGTCCCGTATGCCGCGAGGCGGGCGGCGTGCGGGGGATAGAGTTCGGCGTCATACGGGTTGCGGACCGCGATGAACGCGGCGGGCTTCCCGGAGGCCGCGATCTCGTCGACCAGTTCCGTCTGCGCGCGGTGGAGGTGGGCGTTGAGGGTGCAGACGACCGCCGCGTCGGCATCCCCGAGGGCCTGCCGGGCCGCGTCGAGATCCCGGCGGGAGGGGGAGAGGGGGAACGTGACCATCTCGGCGGACGGGTGGCGGAGGCGGATGATCTCCGCCAGCCGGTCGAGCGCGGGGACCTCGTCCTCAACGGGGGTGAGCGGCCCGGCCTGGGGGAAGAAGACGAGCAGTCTCCGTCCCGTCTCCAGACGCAGCGGCAGCACCTTCTCGCGGTCCCCGACGAGCGTCAGGGCCGACTCCGCGATCTCCCGGGCCAGCGCCTCCCCCTCCTCGCCCGCCGCGGGAGGCGGACCGGTGAGACGCGCGCGGAGCTTCTCCTTGAAGTCGCGGAGCCGCTTGAGACTCCCCTTGATCTGGTCGGAGCGGAGTTTCGAGGTGCTGATCGCGTTGGCGAGATCCGCCATCGCGTTGATCTGTTCGGTGCCGGAGTGGCAGAGGAGGAGGAGGTCGGCCCCGGCCCCGCAGGCCTTGACGGCCGCGGAGCCGGCGTCGCGGTGCTCCTGTATCGCCTCCATCCCGAGGTCATCGGTGATCACGACCCCCTCGAAGCCGATCCGCCGGCGCAGCAGGTCCCTGATCACCGCTTGCGAGAGGCTCGCCGGGCGCGCCGAGAGGGACGGGTAGCGGGCGTGGCTGACCATCATCCCGGAGACGCCCGCCTCCGCGGCGCGCATGAACGGAATGAAATCCTGCCGCTGCAGCTCCTCGGCATCCCTGGAGATGACCGGCATCTCCAGGTGCGGGTCCTGCTCCGCGAACCCGAGGCCGGGGAAATGCTTCGCGACGGCGGCGATCCCCGCCCCCTCCATCCCCCTGATCATCGCCGTGCCAAAGGAGGCGACAATCTCCGGGTCGTCGCCGAACGCCCTGACCCCGATGATCGGGTTGTTCTTGTTGGTGTTCACGTCGAGCACCGGCGCAAAGATCATGTTCACCCCGAGCGCCCGCAGCTCGCACGCCGCGCAGCGCCCGACGCGTTCGGCGAACTCGACGCGGCCGGTGGCGGCGATCGCCATCGCGGACGGAAAGCGCGTCGCCCCCCGGGGGATGCGGTGAACGGCGCCGCCTTCGTGGTCGATCGCGATCAGCAGGGGAAGCTCGCTCACCTTTTTCCGCATCGCCTGCATCTCGGCGCAGAGCGCCGCGAGCTGGCGCGCGTCGCGGATGTTCCTGGAGAAGAGGACGATCCCGCTCACGCGCCGCCCGGCGATCATATCCTCGAGGGAGGCGCTGGACGCCTTCCCTTCGAATCCGAACATGAACCGCTCGCCGTGCCGTCTCATCGATACCCCCCGTCAGGAACAGCGCGCCTGCGGATCGCGCAGGCCCCGTGGAACATGCCGCTGTAAACGATTCGTCTGCACCGCGCCGCCGCTCACCCCGCCGTTTCGGCGAACCCCAGCACGCCCTCCGCGATCGCCCTCCCCGCCCGGCGCGCGTACCCCTCCCCGAGGATCCGTTCCTCCTCCTCCGGGTGCGAGAGGTAGCCGCACTCGACGAGGACGGCGAGATAGTCGGCGGGGACAACCACCGCGAACCCCGCCTGGCGCGCCCCGCGGGGAGGGGCCATCACCGTCCCGAGCCGGTCGAGGAGCGCGGTCGCGAGCCCCCTCGACTGCGGCGCCCCGTAGTACGTCGCCGCGCCGCGGCGGGCGAGCGGGTCGCAGTGACCGGGACACGAATCGTGGTGCACGCTCACGAAGATATCCGCCTCCTCGCGGCGGGCCCGTTCGACGCGCGCGGGGAGGGAAAGCGTGCGGTCGTCGTCGCGGGTGAGCACCGCGCGCACCCCCCGCCGCCGGAGGAAGGCCGCCGCCGCCCGGGCGACCTGGAGGTTCACGTCCTTCTCCCGCAGGCCGGTCGGGCTGACCGCGCCCGGATGGGCGCCCCCGTGCCCCGGGTCGATGACCACCCGCACCCCCCCGGGCCTCTGTCCCGGCGGCGCCTTCACGTCGAGCGCGATCCCCTCCTCCGTACGCCGGAGCGCGTATCCCCACCCCGCCGGATTGCGCAGTTGGACGACGGCGACGAGTATATCAGTTTCCGTC
This is a stretch of genomic DNA from Chlamydiota bacterium. It encodes these proteins:
- the nagZ gene encoding beta-N-acetylhexosaminidase, with translation MRRHGERFMFGFEGKASSASLEDMIAGRRVSGIVLFSRNIRDARQLAALCAEMQAMRKKVSELPLLIAIDHEGGAVHRIPRGATRFPSAMAIAATGRVEFAERVGRCAACELRALGVNMIFAPVLDVNTNKNNPIIGVRAFGDDPEIVASFGTAMIRGMEGAGIAAVAKHFPGLGFAEQDPHLEMPVISRDAEELQRQDFIPFMRAAEAGVSGMMVSHARYPSLSARPASLSQAVIRDLLRRRIGFEGVVITDDLGMEAIQEHRDAGSAAVKACGAGADLLLLCHSGTEQINAMADLANAISTSKLRSDQIKGSLKRLRDFKEKLRARLTGPPPAAGEEGEALAREIAESALTLVGDREKVLPLRLETGRRLLVFFPQAGPLTPVEDEVPALDRLAEIIRLRHPSAEMVTFPLSPSRRDLDAARQALGDADAAVVCTLNAHLHRAQTELVDEIAASGKPAAFIAVRNPYDAELYPPHAARLAAYGTDRHTLEAVGKALFGELAPRGKCPVALRV
- a CDS encoding integration host factor subunit beta — encoded protein: MTKRELAIRISTETGLTQLAVREVIQKLLDYIVESMEKGEAVELRNFGVFRVRTRKARLGRNPNKPDQEVRIPAKRVPDFKPGRIMKARVEKPA
- a CDS encoding DUF72 domain-containing protein; protein product: MDPYIGPAGWDYADWRGAVYPSPAPRGFDPLAYLSRYFDCIEVNSTFYRIPSPRAAADWARRTQGRGRFLFTAKLHRAVTHEEGAFPVAEAERFRLGITPLLEAGALGCLLAQFPWSFRDTAAARARLSRIADAFPGAPLAVEVRHKSWDTPAARRFFAERGMGLCAIDQPRFPSSMPPVAHRTARVGYVRLHGRNRENWFREGAGRDARYDYLYAPEELDPWAARIRGYAAGEGRVFVILNNHYRGKAVCNALEFAARLRGGRVAVPPPLLEAFPRLRAIASCAPPEALPGLGREEIICR
- a CDS encoding histidine--tRNA ligase produces the protein MNLLKPRGTFDVLPDEAARWRGVEEAARRVAGLYGFGEIRTPIFESTDLFVRGVGEATDIVRKEMYTFKDGSGRSLTLRPEGTAPVIRAYLENSLGRADTPARLYYLGPVFRYEKPQAGRYRQHHQFGAETIGAAAPAADAETIQMLLQFYAMLGIERVATMINSVGCRQCRPGYGAALAAHLAERKAALCGDCRRRAETNPLRVFDCKQPGCAEIIAAAPRVKEHVCARCRGHFDAVLGLLDEAGVRYTVKPELVRGLDYYTRTTFEIVAGELGAQNAVGGGGRYDDLVELLGGPPTPAVGFGTGIERVLMVMKEQGAASRDAGGVTVAVVAWEPDAMPVARRMLRELRAAGVGAEMDGEGGSLKSQMRRAGRRGIPFALLLGARERARGAATLKEMRTGQEREMPLDRVPAELAGLCGGGGGGR